The Candidatus Limnocylindrales bacterium genome includes a region encoding these proteins:
- a CDS encoding LamG-like jellyroll fold domain-containing protein, whose protein sequence is MSDRSILRTLPALAAFAVLQLPPLLYVSTVHAGLTHEWPADGDALDAVGDADGTLSGGTTFGQGLFDEAFVFDGVDDEVSFGQTAGNFGNSDFTIAFVIRTTSTGVVEGVLGKRSVCAFGSFWDIRTRGHGDLSLEVYETDTNLGTTTTRPINDGLFHTVVFTREGTVMRSYVDGFLDQEIDRGTAANVSNDASLVAGTSACTAQDQTIHFTGTLDEIRLANTADKDLLPPFFHCGDANRNASITATDALDALQTAVGLETCDFCLCDANGSGGISAGDALLILKFAVAQPVARLCPICEVELPGVG, encoded by the coding sequence ATGTCCGACCGCAGCATCCTTCGCACGCTTCCTGCGCTCGCGGCCTTCGCCGTTCTCCAGCTTCCGCCGTTGCTGTACGTGTCCACCGTCCATGCGGGACTGACCCACGAATGGCCCGCGGACGGCGACGCGCTCGACGCGGTCGGTGATGCCGACGGAACGCTTTCCGGCGGCACGACGTTCGGACAGGGCCTGTTCGATGAGGCCTTCGTGTTCGACGGCGTCGACGACGAGGTCAGCTTCGGACAGACCGCGGGCAACTTCGGAAACAGCGACTTTACGATCGCATTCGTCATTCGCACCACGAGCACCGGCGTCGTCGAGGGAGTTCTCGGAAAGCGGTCGGTCTGCGCGTTCGGCTCGTTCTGGGACATTCGTACGCGCGGGCACGGAGACCTGAGCCTCGAAGTCTACGAGACCGATACGAATCTCGGAACGACGACCACCCGGCCGATCAACGACGGGCTGTTTCATACGGTCGTGTTCACGCGCGAAGGTACGGTCATGAGGTCGTACGTGGATGGCTTCCTCGATCAGGAGATCGATCGCGGCACGGCTGCGAACGTTTCCAATGACGCATCTCTGGTTGCCGGCACCAGCGCATGCACCGCACAAGACCAGACGATTCACTTTACCGGCACGCTCGACGAGATCCGGCTTGCGAACACGGCCGACAAGGATCTGCTTCCGCCGTTCTTCCACTGCGGGGATGCGAACCGCAATGCATCGATCACGGCGACGGATGCGCTCGACGCACTGCAGACCGCGGTCGGCCTCGAAACCTGCGACTTCTGCCTTTGTGACGCGAACGGCTCGGGGGGAATCAGCGCCGGTGACGCTCTTCTGATTCTGAAATTCGCCGTAGCCCAGCCGGTGGCACGGCTTTGCCCGATCTGTGAAGTCGAATTGCCGGGCGTGGGATAG